One Misgurnus anguillicaudatus chromosome 19, ASM2758022v2, whole genome shotgun sequence genomic region harbors:
- the kcnh4a gene encoding potassium voltage-gated channel subfamily H member 4a produces the protein MPVMKGLLAPQNTFLDTIAKRFDGTHSNFLLGNAQGNRGYPIVYCSDGFCDLTGFSRTEVMKKTCTCHFLHGQETSERVTQQVEKTLEGQREFQTEVRYYRKNGTPFWCLLDIVPIKNEKGEVVLFLLSFKNITDTYGKSRPSSNTEDDGSQSRKSDRTHLSQARETGRSVLYHLTCQFTNRSKRKLPNHVFSQPTLPEYKVASVQKSRFILLHYSVCKALWDWLILLATFYVAVTVPYNVCFSGPDNSEPDNPDCNSASRTTLVSDIAVEMLFILDIILNFRTTYVGPAGQVVYDCRSICLHYCTTWFILDLIAALPFDLLYLFNISVTSLVHLLKTVRLLRLLRLLQKLDGYSQYSAVVLTLLMSVFALLAHWLACVWYVIGRQELASNDPLTWDIGWLQELGKRLETPYTNGTVGGPSLRSAYIASLYFTLSSLTSVGFGNVCANTDAEKIFSICTMLIGALMHAVVFGNVTAIIQRMYSRRSLYHTRMKDLKDFIRVHRLPQQLKQRMLEYFQTTWSVNNGINANELLHDFPDELRADIAMHLNKDILQLPLFSSASRGCLRSLSLHIKTSFCAPGEYLIRHGDALHAQHFVCSGSLEVLKDGMVLAILGKGDLIGADLPGKDQVIKANADVKALTYCDLQYISVRALQEVLELYPEYSSRFNEDIHHNLTYNLREGQARFTRSARLPQERFDDSKVPFIVEDQEEEPGQDLGRKPLLSGLGGPSSQSNLSAMLGEEFRHIGMLRLCKSPIQSSRVQSPSQQMALNEDLSLGTLSAPRIEKSTCHRPAKLLIPALNCVSPLDLSPRVVDGIEDDEHAFHFNVEHSELSPNTDVKDPFQVGANLLLETEEVRQSLRQLNAEMNHLNQEVSSLTKELHEMMQFLHNHVTPSHFTSSFTPFSSFNCHTSSSCTNVGSSTADWSSRLGYSTSAGACLQAETSIRDSLGSSHVCICGRSHAQERGSVLGQELDTEFLHQAPSTYSHFSCCSDQERVATLGVESQSIPCQTSRTTPNSPYLRHQTLHTGESLLGLASAFPDSGLVPQVRSGGSTITPSNTLPVCTYSIQSQSHPSLSIQLTSDLTCQHSRASTPIHSSVTPIGPSQPLTAVSSLTHAGICSTNLLLFPTGPRQNDLVGSSPVHTHENILLSSGETEKPGPAEE, from the exons ATGCCAGTGATGAAAGGGCTTCTGGCCCCTCAGAACACCTTTCTTGACACCATTGCCAAGCGGTTTGATGGCACAC aCAGTAACTTCCTGCTGGGCAATGCACAGGGGAATCGAGGCTACCCCATTGTGTACTGTTCAGATGGCTTCTGTGACCTCACTGGGTTTTCGCGCACCGAGGTGATGAAGAAGACGTGCACGTGTCACTTCCTGCATGGACAGGAAACAAGTGAGAGAGTGACCCAACAGGTGGAGAAAACTTTGGAAGGACAGAGAGAGTTCCAGACAGAAGTGCGGTATTATAGGAAGAAtg GAACCCCATTCTGGTGTCTGCTGGATATCGTGcctattaaaaatgaaaaaggagAAGTGGTTCTTTTTCTcttgtcctttaaaaatatCACTGACACATATGGCAAATCACGTCCCAGCTCCAACACAGAAG ATGATGGATCTCAAAGCAGGAAGTCCGATCGAACCCATCTGAGTCAAGCTCGTGAAACAGGCCGTAGCGTTCTGTACCACCTAACCTGTCAGTTCACCAATAGAAGCAAAAGGAAACTACCAAAT CATGTTTTTTCACAGCCGACGCTACCAGAATACAAGGTGGCTTCGGTTCAGAAGTCCCGTTTCATCTTGCTTCATTACAGCGTGTGCAAAGCATTGTGGGATTGGTTGATCCTACTCGCAACATTCTACGTTGCCGTAACCGTCCCCTACAACGTCTGCTTCTCTGGCCCTGACAACAGTGAACCTGACAACCCAGACTGTAACTCCGCCTCCAGAACCACCCTCGTCAGCGACATAGCTGTGGAGATGCTCTTCATCCTTG ACATCATCCTGAATTTTCGAACCACCTACGTTGGGCCCGCAGGTCAGGTGGTTTATGATTGTCGCTCCATCTGTCTGCACTATTGTACAACCTGGTTCATCCTGGATCTCATTGCTGCATTGCCATTTGACCTGCTCTATTTATTCAACATCTCAGTG ACCTCCCTCGTCCACCTTCTGAAAACAGTGCGTCTGTTGCGTCTCCTGCGATTGCTGCAGAAGCTGGATGGATATTCTCAGTACAGCGCTGTGGTTCTTACTTTGctaatgtctgtgtttgccctgCTGGCACACTGGCTGGCCTGCGTTTGGTATGTCATCGGCCGCCAAGAGCTTGCCAGCAATGATCCCCTAACCTGGGACATTG gttGGCTGCAAGAGTTGGGAAAGCGTCTGGAGACTCCATACACCAATGGTACAGTTGGTGGGCCGTCGTTACGCAGCGCCTACATCGCTTCGCTGTACTTCACATTGAGCAGTCTGACTAGCGTTGGATTCGGAAATGTCTGTGCCAACACAGACGCTGAGAAGATCTTCTCCATCTGCACCATGCTTATCGGGG CGCTGATGCATGCGGTTGTGTTTGGAAACGTGACAGCCATCATCCAGCGCATGTACTCTCGCCGGTCTCTCTATCACACGCGCATGAAGGATCTGAAAGATTTCATCCGTGTGCACCGTCTGCCCCAGCAGCTGAAACAGCGCATGCTGGAGTATTTCCAGACCACCTGGTCTGTCAACAATGGCATCAATGCCAATGAG CTTTTACATGACTTCCCAGACGAGCTCCGAGCAGATATCGCCATGCATTTGAACAAAGATATTCTGCAGCTTCCACTTTTCTCCTCAGCCAGTAGGGGGTGTCTGCGTTCCCTATCTTTGCACATTAAGACCTCGTTCTGTGCGCCTGGCGAGTATCTTATTCGCCATGGAGACGCCTTGCATGCTCAGCACTTCGTCTGCTCGGGGTCTCTGGAGGTGCTGAAGGACGGCATGGTGCTCGCTATACTGG GTAAAGGAGATCTCATTGGTGCAGACCTGCCTGGGAAAGATCAGGTGATCAAAGCTAATGCAGATGTGAAGGCTCTGACCTACTGTGACCTACAGTACATCAGTGTAAGAGCTCTTCAGGAGGTTCTTGAGCTCTACCCAGAATACAGCAGCCGCTTCAATGAAGACATACACCACAACCTCACCTACAACCTTAGAGAG GGCCAGGCCAGATTCACTCGCTCAGCCCGACTCCCACAG GAACGCTTTGACGATTCAAAAGTGCCGTTCATTGTGGAAGACCAAGAAGAGGAGCCCGGACAGGATCTGGGCAGAAAACCTCTGCTCTCTGGGTTGGGTGGTCCTTCATCACAGTCTAATCTGAGCGCCATGTTGGGCGAGGAGTTTCGACACATCGGCATGCTCCGTCTGTGCAAATCCCCCATTCAAAGCTCCCGGGTACAAAGCCCCTCCCAACAGATGGCACTCAACGAGGACTTGTCTCTTGGTACTCTATCTGCCCCTAGAATAGAAAAGAGCACCTGCCATAGGCCAGCCAAACTTCTCATCCCTGCCCTGAACTGTGTCAGCCCACTGGACCTGAGCCCCAG GGTTGTTGACGGCATCGAAGACGACGAACATGCGTTTCACTTCAATGTTGAGCATAGCGAACTGTCTCCTAACACAGATGTCAAAG ACCCATTTCAGGTGGGCGCAAACCTGTTGCTTGAGACAGAGGAAGTCAGGCAGAGTCTCCGTCAACTCAACGCAGAG ATGAACCACCTGAACCAGGAAGTGTCCTCACTGACCAAGGAGCTTCATGAAATGATGCAGTTTCTACATAACCACGTGACTCCATCTCACTTCACTTCCTCATTCACGCCCTTCAGCTCTTTTAACTGTCACACGTCGTCCAGCTGCACAAACGTGGGGTCGTCCACCGCTGATTGGTCCTCTCGGCTGGGCTACAGCACATCTGCTGGTGCATGTTTACAAGCGGAGACCTCCATAAGAGATTCTTTAGGATCCAGCCACGTGTGCATTTGCGGTAGAAGCCACGCCCAGGAAAGAGGCTCTGTCTTGGGACAGGAATTAGATACAGAATTCCTCCATCAAGCGCCCTCAACCTACTCCCATTTTTCTTGCTGCTCTGACCAGGAAAGGGTTGCTACCTTGGGTGTAGAGAGTCAGTCGATCCCCTGTCAGACTTCTAGGACCACACCCAACTCACCTTATCTAAGACATCAGACCCTTCATACTGGTGAGTCTCTCCtgggcttggcttcagctttTCCTGACAGTGGATTGGTTCCTCAGGTTAGAAGTGGAGGTTCAACTATTACTCCTAGCAACACGTTGCCTGTCTGTACCTACAGCATCCAGAGTCAATCTCATCCTTCCCTGAGCATACAGTTGACCTCTGATCTAACTTGCCAGCATTCCAGGGCTTCCACGCCGATCCATTCATCCGTTACGCCAATCGGCCCATCACAGCCTCTCACAGCTGTCAGTTCACTAACGCATGCTGGGATTTGTAGTACAAACTTGCTGCTTTTTCCCACAGGACCCAGACAGAATGATCTGGTGGGGTCAAGTCCTGTTCACACACATGAGAACATCTTATTGTCCAGTGGAGAAACGGAAAAACCTGGACCTGCTGAGGAGTGA
- the hcrt gene encoding hypocretin neuropeptide precursor — protein sequence MDMDCTAKKVHLLFLVVLLVHVAREAEGVATCCARGSRSCKLYELLCRAGRRNDTYIVGHIGRFNNDAAAGILTLGKRKVGERRVQDRLQQLLHGSRNQAAGILTMGKRFEGDGHTPLVHAGATTSSPVSLGLERPLKYLMPTVREETVYADAYEKR from the exons ATGGATATGGACTGCACAGCCAAG AAAGTTCACCTGCTGTTCCTCGTGGTGCTGCTAGTGCACGTGGCGCGTGAAGCCGAGGGCGTGGCCACCTGCTGCGCGCGAGGTTCCAGATCGTGCAAACTGTACGAGCTGCTGTGCCGCGCGGGTCGCAGGAACGACACGTACATCGTGGGTCACATCGGACGCTTCAATAACGATGCCGCTGCCGGGATTCTCACCCTTGGAAAACGCAAGGTGGGCGAGCGACGCGTTCAAGACCGCCTGCAGCAACTCCTGCACGGCTCGCGAAATCAAGCGGCGGGAATCCTGACGATGGGAAAGCGGTTCGAGGGCGACGGGCACACGCCGCTCGTGCACGCCGGAGCGACCACGAGCTCTCCCGTGAGTCTCGGCCTCGAGCGCCCGCTGAAGTATCTGATGCCCACGGTACGAGAAGAGACTGTTTATGCGGACGCTTATGAAAAACGATGA